Proteins co-encoded in one Setaria viridis chromosome 9, Setaria_viridis_v4.0, whole genome shotgun sequence genomic window:
- the LOC117840188 gene encoding non-specific lipid-transfer protein 2P yields the protein MAKAVAVLALLLLAAAMGGAGVASAQQCNAGELAVCAPAIIGGAAPTAPCCASLRSQEPCFCQYAHNPAYGRYINSPAARAALTSCGITIPSC from the coding sequence ATGGCGAAGGCGGTCGCGGTGCTGGCGCTGCTGCtgttggcggcggcgatgggcggcgcgggcgtggcGTCGGCGCAGCAGTGCAACGCGGGGGAGCTGGCGGTGTGCGCGCCGGCGATCATCGGCGGGGCGGCGCCCACGGCGCCGTGCTGCGCCAGCCTGCGCTCCCAGGAGCCGTGCTTCTGCCAGTACGCGCACAACCCGGCGTACGGCCGATACATCaacagccccgccgcccgcgccgcgctcaCCAGCTGCGGCATTACCATCCCGAGCTGCTAG
- the LOC140221328 gene encoding non-specific lipid-transfer protein 2P-like: MAKAVAVLAAALLLVAAMGSGGASAQDCDSSRLADCAPAFLFGVTPSQSCCDKLRLEEQRGCLCVYARDPQYSGFLNSTKARDALAYCKVAYPSC, translated from the coding sequence ATGGCGAAGGCGGTCGCGGtactggcggcggcgctgctgctggtggcggcGATGGGCTCCGGCGGGGCGTCGGCGCAGGACTGCGACTCGTCGAGGCTGGCGGACTGCGCGCCCGCGTTCCTGTTTGGGGTTACGCCCTCCCAGTCGTGCTGCGACAAGCTGCGCTTGGAGGAGCAGAGGGGTTGCCTCTGCGTGTACGCGCGCGATCCGCAGTACAGCGGCTTCCTCAACAGCACCAAAGCCCGCGACGCGCTCGCCTACTGCAAGGTCGCCTACCCAAGCTGCTAG